One stretch of Corynebacterium auriscanis DNA includes these proteins:
- a CDS encoding ribonuclease H-like domain-containing protein, with translation MAWSRVDVPFDDDNAVELTLEAIATGARVITGAVLENSEFRVYVDFLVRMDHTAGFDDRTVYAPVVISSHAVARPAKSSAQADCAIVDLAALGLSKPIPVAWRHRTVAGEGQRAAMAHTILKEWGRAAAEVGFIGRAGASPRVRCFFYSAEIVMPGLMAALSESIPTRPSRVKECKVCEFHNHCRLQLLETADISLLLPGDKNRKWRERGIDTLPQLMAANVGETSQLARAWLQGKTILRREYSRWVSDPLLWGNQEFVLEGKQAPMARELAKLVEVDVDMEAHPNRGTFLWGTFDGSRYVAFSDFSADGDEGQHVAEFWEWLQQSRAAAERDGKTLRVWVYAAQGENHWLRYYARQFGGREYRVEGTAGSRVIAMPSIQDVEAFINSDAWCDIFPVVRKALASSDSLGLKTIAPLAGFEFSQEGVNGRAAVDLFEKAVGRTGSEAAVARRTLERYNADDCVATASVRAWLRRGAPGVDDVASGEKVNNSQP, from the coding sequence GTGGCGTGGTCCCGTGTGGATGTGCCCTTCGACGACGACAACGCCGTGGAGTTAACGCTGGAAGCCATAGCGACCGGCGCACGCGTTATCACGGGGGCTGTCTTGGAGAACTCGGAATTTAGGGTTTATGTGGACTTCCTCGTGCGGATGGACCACACCGCGGGGTTCGACGACCGCACTGTCTACGCCCCGGTCGTGATTTCCAGCCATGCGGTCGCCCGCCCAGCTAAAAGCAGCGCCCAGGCTGACTGTGCCATCGTGGACCTGGCCGCGTTGGGCTTATCCAAACCCATCCCCGTTGCATGGAGGCACCGCACAGTAGCCGGCGAAGGGCAACGCGCTGCCATGGCGCACACCATTTTGAAAGAATGGGGCAGGGCGGCTGCAGAGGTTGGGTTCATTGGTCGCGCGGGTGCGTCGCCGCGGGTGCGCTGCTTCTTCTACAGCGCAGAAATCGTTATGCCCGGTTTAATGGCCGCACTATCCGAATCAATCCCCACCCGGCCCAGTCGGGTGAAGGAATGCAAGGTGTGCGAGTTCCACAACCACTGCCGGCTGCAGTTGCTGGAGACCGCCGATATCTCCCTGCTGCTCCCCGGAGATAAAAACCGGAAGTGGCGGGAGCGGGGGATTGATACGCTGCCACAGCTTATGGCCGCCAACGTGGGCGAGACCAGTCAGCTGGCCCGGGCGTGGCTGCAGGGTAAAACCATCTTGCGGCGTGAATACTCCCGCTGGGTGAGCGATCCATTGTTGTGGGGCAATCAGGAATTCGTGCTGGAGGGTAAGCAAGCCCCTATGGCCCGGGAGCTGGCGAAGCTCGTGGAGGTGGACGTGGACATGGAGGCTCACCCCAACCGTGGCACGTTCCTGTGGGGCACCTTCGACGGTTCGCGGTACGTCGCGTTCAGTGACTTCTCCGCCGATGGCGATGAGGGACAACACGTGGCGGAGTTCTGGGAGTGGCTGCAGCAATCGCGCGCTGCTGCTGAAAGAGACGGGAAAACTCTGCGCGTGTGGGTGTATGCCGCACAGGGCGAAAACCACTGGCTGCGCTATTACGCCCGTCAGTTCGGCGGCCGTGAATACCGCGTGGAGGGCACCGCTGGGTCACGGGTTATTGCTATGCCGTCGATTCAGGACGTCGAGGCTTTTATTAATTCCGACGCCTGGTGCGACATCTTCCCCGTTGTCCGGAAGGCTCTCGCCTCCAGCGATTCGCTTGGGCTGAAAACGATTGCGCCACTGGCGGGTTTCGAATTTAGCCAAGAGGGTGTGAACGGCCGCGCGGCCGTGGATCTGTTTGAAAAAGCCGTTGGGCGCACCGGCAGCGAGGCAGCTGTAGCTAGGCGTACTCTGGAGCGCTATAACGCCGACGACTGCGTAGCGACCGCCTCGGTGAGAGCTTGGTTGCGGCGGGGCGCGCCGGGTGTGGACGACGTGGCGTCGGGCGAAAAAGTAAACAACAGCCAACCGTGA
- the msrA gene encoding peptide-methionine (S)-S-oxide reductase MsrA produces MNLFEKIAALNAKGPFRAERVTAETALKGGRHPVLPEPQPNAVLGTPLQGAGDAAWNQWLEQQGKRADLRDVVIGVGCFWGGEKMFWGVEGIVGTSVGYAGGYTQNPTYREVCTGRTGHAEVTRVVFDAKVISAEEVVAIAFENHDPTQGDKQGNDIGTQYRSAVYANSPEQLKTIEAAIESWRERFAEKGFGDITTEVGLLADIGDGHYYLAEDEHQQYLHKNPGGYCNHGPNGVSCPTGVLG; encoded by the coding sequence ATGAATCTGTTTGAAAAGATTGCAGCACTCAATGCGAAGGGGCCGTTTCGGGCGGAACGGGTAACAGCGGAAACTGCGCTTAAGGGCGGGCGCCACCCCGTCTTGCCTGAGCCTCAGCCCAATGCGGTGTTGGGAACGCCGCTGCAGGGGGCGGGTGATGCGGCATGGAACCAGTGGCTGGAGCAACAGGGAAAGCGGGCTGACCTGCGCGACGTTGTGATCGGCGTGGGGTGCTTCTGGGGTGGCGAGAAGATGTTTTGGGGCGTGGAGGGGATAGTGGGTACTTCGGTGGGATACGCCGGCGGGTACACACAGAACCCGACGTATCGCGAGGTTTGTACCGGCCGGACAGGGCATGCAGAGGTGACCCGCGTGGTGTTCGATGCGAAGGTGATTTCTGCGGAGGAAGTTGTAGCTATTGCGTTTGAGAATCACGACCCCACCCAGGGCGATAAGCAAGGTAACGATATTGGCACGCAGTATCGGTCGGCGGTGTACGCGAACTCGCCGGAGCAGCTAAAGACGATTGAGGCTGCGATCGAAAGCTGGCGCGAGCGCTTTGCTGAGAAGGGCTTTGGGGACATCACGACGGAGGTGGGATTGCTGGCCGATATCGGGGATGGGCACTACTACTTGGCGGAAGATGAGCACCAGCAGTACCTGCATAAGAATCCTGGCGGGTACTGCAACCACGGGCCAAACGGTGTGAGCTGCCCAACCGGGGTGTTGGGGTAG
- a CDS encoding superoxide dismutase, translated as MAKYELPQLDYPYDALEPHISGEIMEIHHTKHHQNYVNGANSALEKLEEARQNGTIGAAVTALSKDLAFNLGGHTNHSLFWKNLSPNGGGEPTGELAEAINRDFGSFEAFKDHFSAAALGLQGSGWAVLGYDHVAGRLVVEQMTDQQGNLSINLTPLLLLDMWEHAFYLQYKNVKADYVKAVWNVFNWDEVAQRYEAASK; from the coding sequence ATGGCTAAGTACGAGCTGCCACAACTGGACTACCCATACGACGCACTGGAGCCACACATCTCCGGTGAGATCATGGAAATCCACCACACCAAGCACCACCAGAATTACGTCAACGGAGCTAACAGCGCGCTGGAGAAGTTGGAAGAGGCTCGCCAGAACGGCACCATCGGCGCAGCAGTTACCGCCCTGTCCAAGGACCTGGCTTTCAACCTGGGTGGACACACCAACCACTCCCTGTTCTGGAAGAACTTGTCCCCTAACGGTGGCGGCGAGCCAACCGGCGAGTTGGCTGAAGCTATCAACCGCGACTTCGGTTCCTTCGAGGCATTCAAGGATCACTTCAGCGCTGCCGCCCTGGGCCTGCAGGGCTCCGGGTGGGCCGTACTGGGTTACGACCATGTCGCAGGTCGCCTGGTTGTCGAGCAGATGACCGACCAGCAGGGCAACCTGTCCATCAACCTCACCCCACTGCTGCTTCTGGATATGTGGGAGCACGCTTTCTACCTCCAGTACAAGAACGTGAAGGCTGACTACGTCAAGGCAGTCTGGAACGTCTTCAACTGGGACGAGGTTGCACAGCGCTACGAAGCAGCTTCCAAGTAA
- a CDS encoding L-lactate dehydrogenase — MELTSGTKIVLIGAGDVGVAYAYTIVNQGLTDHLAIIDIDERKTWGHVQDLNHAVPWSGHNTRVTMGTYEDCRDAAIVVNCAGVAQKPGETRLDLVTRNTEIFNNIVGAVMDHGFNGIFIVATNPVDILSYATWKFSGLPSARIIGSGTILDTARYRHALGEYFQVADTSVHAYVIGEHGDTELPVLSAGSVAGVGLPKRLAQVSENGPSQADEIFERTRTAAYDIIKAKGSTSFGIGMGLARITRAVLQNQDVVLPVSALLDGEYGREDVYIGTPAVINRTGIRHVVELDLDDEEFNKFDHSVSVLRDVMGKAGLLEVASD; from the coding sequence ATGGAGCTGACAAGCGGAACCAAGATTGTCCTCATTGGCGCCGGTGACGTGGGGGTTGCGTACGCCTACACCATCGTGAACCAGGGTCTCACGGATCATCTCGCCATCATCGATATTGACGAACGCAAAACGTGGGGCCATGTCCAAGACCTCAACCATGCCGTGCCCTGGTCAGGTCACAACACCCGCGTCACCATGGGAACCTACGAGGATTGTCGTGATGCGGCCATCGTCGTGAACTGCGCGGGAGTTGCGCAAAAACCAGGTGAAACCCGACTGGACCTCGTAACCCGAAACACTGAAATCTTCAACAACATCGTTGGTGCCGTTATGGACCACGGGTTCAACGGAATCTTCATCGTGGCCACCAATCCCGTAGACATTCTCAGCTACGCAACGTGGAAGTTCAGTGGCCTGCCGTCCGCCCGCATCATCGGCAGCGGAACAATTCTGGATACCGCGCGCTATCGTCATGCACTTGGCGAATACTTTCAAGTAGCGGATACCAGCGTGCATGCCTACGTCATTGGTGAACACGGCGATACAGAACTGCCAGTACTCTCCGCCGGTTCGGTGGCGGGAGTGGGCCTGCCCAAACGTCTGGCTCAGGTTAGCGAAAATGGCCCCTCCCAGGCTGATGAGATCTTCGAGCGCACGCGCACCGCCGCTTACGACATCATTAAGGCCAAGGGGTCAACCAGTTTTGGAATTGGCATGGGCCTAGCCCGAATTACCCGCGCAGTATTGCAGAACCAGGACGTTGTGTTGCCGGTATCCGCCCTGCTGGACGGTGAATATGGGCGCGAAGACGTGTACATCGGCACGCCCGCGGTTATCAATCGCACCGGCATCCGGCACGTCGTGGAATTGGATTTGGACGACGAAGAATTCAACAAGTTTGACCACTCAGTCAGTGTTTTGCGCGACGTCATGGGTAAAGCGGGGCTGCTGGAAGTGGCGTCGGACTAA
- a CDS encoding patatin-like phospholipase family protein — MYSPQSGIAPFPHLSGEDARPAGRRKKGHCSLKCVRNLGMQKPLSPPPNVTDTALVFEGGAMRAVFSAAMVQALLEADVNFGWVCGNSAATSHVAYYIARDPERMRATFTTFPSDPNFGGFRTWMRGDGFFNAQYIYGAAGIPGHPMELDWNYFQRSPVQYRISGFNARTGETKHWGREDIHTPQEFFIRAQASSTLPFFMPPVDIDGDPWFDGAFGPTGGIPIDSAIQDGFEKFLVIQTRTRSYRKSAGHVDWGVQRMFKKYPALVDSIITRHDRYNQVREQIFEMERQGRAYVFAPRSLRITNGDRNIRRLLSAYESGLTQAREEMPAIKKFLGL; from the coding sequence ATGTACAGCCCCCAAAGTGGGATTGCCCCGTTCCCCCACTTGAGTGGCGAAGATGCCCGCCCCGCGGGGCGTCGGAAGAAAGGGCACTGTAGCCTTAAATGCGTGCGCAACCTTGGCATGCAAAAACCGCTCTCGCCCCCACCTAATGTGACCGATACGGCACTGGTATTCGAAGGGGGCGCTATGCGTGCCGTTTTTTCGGCCGCCATGGTGCAAGCACTGTTGGAAGCGGACGTAAATTTCGGTTGGGTATGCGGTAATTCCGCCGCTACCTCGCACGTGGCCTATTACATTGCACGCGATCCGGAGCGCATGCGCGCCACCTTCACCACATTCCCTTCCGATCCTAATTTCGGTGGGTTCCGCACATGGATGCGCGGCGATGGATTTTTCAACGCTCAATATATTTATGGCGCGGCGGGCATTCCGGGCCATCCGATGGAATTGGATTGGAATTACTTCCAGCGCTCACCAGTGCAATACCGGATTTCGGGTTTCAACGCGCGAACTGGGGAGACGAAGCACTGGGGTCGTGAAGATATCCATACTCCCCAGGAGTTTTTCATCCGCGCACAGGCTTCCAGCACTCTCCCGTTTTTCATGCCCCCTGTAGATATTGATGGCGACCCGTGGTTTGATGGCGCGTTCGGCCCCACGGGCGGCATTCCCATTGATTCGGCTATCCAAGATGGGTTCGAAAAGTTCTTGGTGATTCAAACCCGCACCCGCTCGTACCGCAAGAGCGCAGGTCACGTGGACTGGGGTGTGCAACGGATGTTTAAGAAATATCCGGCTTTGGTCGATTCGATCATTACCCGGCACGATCGTTACAACCAGGTTCGGGAGCAGATTTTTGAAATGGAACGACAGGGGCGCGCGTATGTTTTCGCCCCGCGTTCGCTGCGCATTACGAATGGTGATCGCAATATCCGCCGTTTGCTCAGCGCTTACGAATCCGGGCTGACCCAAGCACGCGAAGAAATGCCTGCCATCAAAAAGTTCCTCGGTCTATAG
- a CDS encoding glycerophosphodiester phosphodiesterase, with product MKIVAHRGASGERPEHTLAAYELAVERQADGMECDIRLTRDGQLVCFHDRTIERTCVDSNLPSTTVISELTLAELQELNFGTPEEPAPILTLRELLEVFQQARADGRDGAPELFIETKHPNRYGPKVEYALQQELVRAGLAAGDAVHLISFSPQSLVRFKMINPRIHRILLRREYQRMLNPGLEALHVVDAHGLSVARGKIRPDIIGRFGDGTYMWTADKEDDVRWATRRGVTWLATNYPGRARMWRDDELGNA from the coding sequence ATGAAGATTGTCGCCCACCGCGGAGCCTCCGGGGAACGCCCAGAGCACACCCTGGCCGCATACGAATTAGCTGTGGAGCGGCAAGCCGACGGAATGGAATGCGATATTCGCCTGACTCGCGATGGGCAGCTGGTGTGTTTTCACGACCGCACCATCGAGCGCACTTGTGTGGATTCCAATCTCCCGTCCACAACGGTTATCAGCGAACTGACGTTGGCGGAATTGCAAGAATTGAATTTCGGCACGCCCGAAGAACCCGCTCCCATTCTTACGTTGCGCGAACTGCTGGAGGTTTTCCAACAGGCGCGGGCGGACGGGCGCGACGGCGCACCGGAGCTTTTCATCGAAACCAAACACCCCAATCGCTATGGACCAAAGGTGGAGTACGCCTTACAACAGGAGCTGGTGCGCGCTGGGTTGGCCGCAGGCGATGCCGTGCATTTGATTTCCTTTAGCCCGCAATCGCTGGTGCGGTTCAAAATGATCAATCCGCGGATACATCGCATTTTGCTCCGGCGGGAATACCAACGGATGCTGAATCCGGGTTTGGAAGCACTGCACGTGGTAGATGCCCATGGTTTGAGCGTGGCGCGTGGAAAGATCCGCCCCGACATCATTGGGCGATTCGGCGACGGCACATATATGTGGACTGCTGATAAAGAAGACGACGTGCGGTGGGCCACGCGCCGGGGTGTGACGTGGCTGGCGACGAACTACCCGGGGCGGGCGCGTATGTGGCGTGATGATGAGCTCGGCAATGCCTAG
- a CDS encoding DUF5926 family protein produces the protein MAKKKKNNEQLPEGMSRRQAKLAARAAERAKLQKDPRPYDGFAMEADLIALQEFVPSAHFTPEVKGIDRKVSIVSVLPGAVAALLRSAEDGGDAYVALQTQHRGNNPHRDLAFVLNWVKSAEPGQSLEVGIADGSEPELTEFLDKSTQEDITVSQDFNWWLTEAQQGNPQVMATLQRANDSVLPSHRVDADIKGAAWWIDPGEKAHIRWVRQEDEIELLNALARLHAAGELHLGEGSKFAGVFRTHGVLVPVWDLDNTREYGAWTAGLEALDRKLDAALGNSEALTADEQKAKQTIISREVTIR, from the coding sequence GTGGCTAAGAAGAAAAAGAACAACGAGCAACTTCCAGAGGGCATGAGCCGCCGTCAGGCCAAGCTCGCTGCCCGCGCTGCGGAACGCGCCAAGTTGCAGAAGGACCCTCGTCCGTACGACGGATTCGCTATGGAAGCGGACCTCATCGCACTGCAGGAGTTCGTCCCCTCCGCGCACTTCACGCCAGAAGTGAAGGGGATCGACCGCAAGGTTTCCATCGTCTCTGTGCTGCCAGGCGCCGTTGCAGCCCTGTTGCGCAGCGCCGAGGACGGCGGGGATGCCTATGTCGCGCTGCAAACGCAGCACCGCGGCAACAACCCACACCGCGATCTGGCGTTTGTGCTCAACTGGGTGAAGTCCGCCGAGCCTGGCCAATCCCTCGAAGTCGGCATCGCCGATGGGTCCGAGCCAGAGCTGACGGAGTTCCTGGATAAGAGCACTCAGGAAGACATCACCGTGAGCCAGGACTTCAATTGGTGGCTGACCGAGGCGCAGCAGGGTAACCCTCAGGTGATGGCTACCTTGCAGCGTGCCAACGATTCGGTCCTGCCGTCCCACCGCGTTGATGCAGATATTAAGGGTGCCGCCTGGTGGATCGATCCGGGCGAGAAGGCCCACATCCGCTGGGTGCGTCAAGAGGATGAAATTGAATTGCTGAACGCCTTGGCTCGCCTGCACGCAGCCGGTGAACTGCACTTGGGTGAAGGTTCCAAGTTCGCCGGGGTGTTCCGTACTCACGGTGTGCTGGTCCCTGTGTGGGATTTGGACAACACCAGGGAGTACGGCGCGTGGACTGCTGGCCTAGAAGCTTTGGATAGGAAGCTGGATGCAGCACTGGGGAACTCCGAGGCGCTGACCGCTGATGAGCAGAAGGCAAAGCAGACCATCATTTCCCGTGAGGTAACGATCCGCTGA